The bacterium genome includes a region encoding these proteins:
- the argJ gene encoding bifunctional glutamate N-acetyltransferase/amino-acid acetyltransferase ArgJ has product MKKIDGAVTAPKGFKAAGVRCGIKQQGSDLAIIYSEIEASAAGVFTTNIFKAAPVIRTMEAIKTGKGRAIVVNSGNANACTGDQGLKDVDHIRNFTGELLNVPVDMVMCASTGIIGQMLPMDKYEIGIMDAVAELDENGGDAASLAIMTTDTKPKTAACKIEIGGIPVRIGAICKGSGMICPNMATMLCFVTTDANIDPPALQSSLASAVDRSLNSLSVDGDMSTNDCVIMLANGKSGCAKITQGTSDFESFEKALAEICVELAKQIAHDGEGATKYVEVKAVNAETYADAKAVVMKIANSPLVKTAIFGEDPNWGRVLCAAGGSGAKVDPAKTSLYFGDVKIVEKGEPVKLDAETARKPMLEKELFITVDLGLGAECATAFTCDFSYDYVKINAEYHT; this is encoded by the coding sequence ATGAAGAAAATAGACGGTGCCGTCACTGCGCCTAAAGGGTTTAAGGCCGCAGGTGTGCGGTGCGGAATCAAGCAGCAGGGCAGTGACCTAGCGATCATATACTCGGAAATCGAGGCATCGGCTGCCGGGGTTTTCACCACTAACATCTTTAAAGCTGCGCCTGTAATCAGGACCATGGAGGCTATTAAGACCGGAAAAGGCAGAGCGATTGTGGTCAACTCGGGAAATGCCAATGCCTGCACTGGCGATCAGGGTCTCAAGGATGTCGATCATATACGCAACTTCACGGGTGAGCTGCTCAACGTACCGGTTGATATGGTCATGTGCGCCTCGACCGGGATAATCGGCCAGATGCTGCCAATGGACAAATATGAGATAGGCATCATGGATGCAGTTGCGGAGTTGGACGAAAACGGCGGCGATGCTGCATCTCTTGCGATCATGACCACTGACACCAAGCCCAAAACTGCTGCCTGCAAAATCGAAATCGGTGGCATTCCCGTGCGCATAGGCGCAATCTGTAAAGGTTCGGGTATGATATGCCCCAATATGGCGACCATGCTCTGCTTCGTCACAACCGACGCCAATATCGATCCACCCGCTCTGCAGAGCAGTCTTGCTTCTGCAGTGGACCGGAGCCTCAACAGCCTGAGTGTGGACGGTGATATGAGCACCAATGACTGTGTGATTATGCTGGCCAACGGCAAGTCGGGATGTGCAAAGATCACCCAGGGCACGTCTGATTTCGAATCATTTGAAAAGGCTCTGGCCGAGATTTGCGTGGAACTTGCAAAACAGATAGCGCACGACGGCGAGGGCGCGACCAAATATGTGGAGGTCAAAGCCGTGAACGCCGAGACCTATGCCGATGCAAAGGCTGTGGTAATGAAAATAGCCAACTCCCCTCTAGTAAAGACGGCCATATTTGGTGAAGATCCCAACTGGGGACGTGTGCTCTGCGCTGCAGGCGGCTCTGGCGCAAAGGTCGACCCGGCCAAGACTTCGCTATATTTCGGCGATGTCAAGATCGTGGAGAAGGGCGAACCAGTTAAGCTCGATGCCGAAACCGCAAGAAAACCTATGCTCGAAAAGGAGCTGTTTATCACTGTCGATCTGGGACTGGGCGCCGAATGTGCAACAGCCTTCACCTGTGATTTTTCATACGACTATGTAAAGATCAACGCCGAGTATCACACATAG
- the argC gene encoding N-acetyl-gamma-glutamyl-phosphate reductase, whose translation MIRVGIIGASGYAGAELTRYLLMHPGVQITYLASGTYAGKPLSDAYPSFLGQDLPLCEQWDIESAADKADFFFHAQGNGNGMKVAPELMEYGKQLIDVPADFRLKDMAVYKQFYGLDHTCPELVAEAVYGIPELNADKIAEARIVANAGCYATSSILALAPLVKSKAICPDSIIVDSKSGVSGSGRSKLTVSGMFCEVNEGLKAYAVSTHRHTPEIEQELTSVAGEKITINFTPHLIPMNRGILTTAYASAPKGKSIQSAAEIIALYKELYAERTFVVVLDEGQQPCTKNVFGTNFAHIGIVSDARTNRIIVTCAIDNMGKGAAGQAIQNMNVMHGLDETTGLMMPAVYP comes from the coding sequence ATGATCAGGGTTGGAATAATAGGAGCTTCGGGTTATGCCGGAGCTGAATTGACAAGATATTTATTGATGCACCCGGGTGTGCAGATCACATATCTCGCCTCCGGCACCTATGCGGGCAAGCCTCTTTCAGACGCCTATCCCAGTTTTCTTGGTCAGGACCTGCCGCTGTGCGAGCAGTGGGATATCGAAAGTGCGGCGGATAAAGCAGATTTCTTCTTTCATGCCCAGGGAAATGGCAATGGAATGAAGGTAGCTCCGGAGTTGATGGAGTATGGCAAGCAACTCATAGATGTGCCGGCAGATTTCAGGCTTAAGGATATGGCTGTATATAAGCAGTTTTATGGACTGGATCATACCTGTCCTGAGCTTGTCGCCGAAGCAGTCTATGGAATCCCAGAGCTGAACGCAGACAAGATAGCCGAAGCAAGGATAGTGGCCAACGCTGGTTGCTACGCCACAAGTTCGATACTCGCACTTGCTCCGCTTGTTAAGAGCAAGGCTATATGCCCGGATTCGATTATAGTGGACTCCAAGTCAGGAGTATCCGGTTCCGGGCGGTCGAAGTTGACTGTGTCAGGTATGTTTTGCGAGGTCAACGAGGGTCTTAAGGCATACGCAGTCTCTACACATCGACATACGCCTGAGATTGAGCAGGAGCTTACCAGCGTGGCGGGCGAGAAGATCACCATAAACTTTACTCCCCACCTGATCCCGATGAACCGGGGAATCCTGACGACAGCCTACGCCAGTGCCCCAAAGGGAAAAAGCATTCAGTCTGCGGCAGAGATAATTGCTCTGTATAAAGAGCTTTATGCGGAGAGGACATTCGTAGTCGTGCTCGATGAGGGTCAGCAGCCATGCACTAAAAATGTCTTCGGCACCAACTTTGCCCATATAGGCATTGTCTCAGATGCAAGGACCAACCGGATAATCGTTACCTGCGCCATCGATAACATGGGCAAGGGCGCAGCAGGCCAGGCCATACAGAATATGAACGTCATGCATGGTCTGGACGAAACGACCGGTCTGATGATGCCTGCGGTCTATCCATAG
- a CDS encoding zinc ribbon domain-containing protein has translation MDNNADLKKSLSMGLEDALKAQLVAGENIIISLPGSFGEAFAVSDKRAFVVRDCDSGLNAECKVFSYPLPDVADITVASSGTSGYIELTLRTPVADAEQARVYFPSYDLGIFQRAVDYINKALSSTQMPQSTPAADISGAVGNKCPKCGVAVEEQSIFCVSCGEQLRQICSQCTSSSPVGSQYCSHCGRKFIAYNPHCPKCGSRIMRWMQYCPECGSMLQKICVACGASIQPDWTHCANCGRLIGSDRLDPRSAMNAQRRLQELRNSESQSSKPAEPPAPEPQQSASQMVAEDYNKRGLKYFENGELEQAVREFKTAVELEPENASYHCNLAVAYDENDDDEPAFAEYSKTLELDPNDLTALLSLGYMYNEHGEHSKAEGVWNKIIAIAPDSAEAQEVRDNLRHQGQL, from the coding sequence ATGGACAATAATGCTGACCTGAAAAAGAGCCTTTCGATGGGTCTTGAGGACGCACTTAAGGCACAGTTGGTCGCTGGTGAGAACATTATCATATCACTGCCAGGCAGTTTTGGTGAGGCTTTTGCCGTCTCGGACAAACGTGCCTTCGTCGTCAGAGACTGCGACTCCGGGCTTAACGCCGAGTGCAAAGTGTTCAGTTATCCATTGCCCGATGTCGCCGACATAACCGTGGCCTCGTCAGGCACCAGCGGATATATTGAATTGACACTGCGCACACCTGTCGCAGACGCCGAGCAGGCGCGGGTCTATTTTCCATCTTATGACCTCGGCATATTTCAGAGAGCAGTGGATTATATTAACAAGGCTTTATCCTCCACTCAAATGCCACAGTCCACTCCTGCAGCAGATATATCCGGCGCAGTAGGCAATAAGTGTCCCAAGTGTGGAGTGGCGGTCGAAGAACAATCCATCTTTTGCGTTTCATGCGGTGAACAGCTGAGACAGATATGCTCGCAGTGCACTTCCTCATCCCCAGTGGGCTCGCAGTATTGCTCTCACTGCGGTCGAAAGTTTATAGCATATAACCCACACTGTCCTAAGTGCGGGTCGAGAATAATGCGATGGATGCAATATTGTCCCGAATGTGGATCAATGCTGCAGAAGATATGCGTAGCGTGCGGAGCATCAATTCAACCGGACTGGACACACTGCGCAAACTGCGGCAGACTTATCGGTTCGGACAGGCTCGATCCACGATCCGCAATGAATGCTCAGCGCAGGCTTCAGGAACTACGTAATTCGGAATCTCAGAGTTCAAAGCCCGCTGAGCCACCTGCGCCGGAGCCTCAGCAGTCAGCTTCGCAGATGGTTGCTGAAGACTACAACAAGCGCGGCCTAAAATACTTTGAAAATGGCGAACTGGAGCAGGCAGTGCGTGAGTTCAAGACTGCAGTCGAGCTTGAGCCGGAAAACGCCTCATATCACTGCAACCTGGCCGTCGCTTATGATGAGAACGATGATGACGAGCCTGCATTCGCCGAATACTCAAAGACCCTGGAACTTGACCCCAATGATTTAACGGCACTGCTCTCGCTCGGATATATGTATAATGAACATGGCGAGCACTCAAAAGCTGAAGGCGTCTGGAACAAAATCATCGCCATTGCGCCGGACAGCGCCGAAGCACAGGAAGTCAGAGACAATCTCCGGCACCAAGGACAACTTTAA
- a CDS encoding GAF domain-containing protein — translation MNADAKSHQAQLEELERQVKEKDVAIGALEQANKRLEERLKENEAGASGPTPLTELEETLKRLVTRISMILQAEKCVFQLFDKDSGELQAAKPGVGITDEQIKMFRVPATDGVSGEVFRDQKPIILYDAVNDPRTVKENVALLGITNGVCVPLVIEKRDEDTNKVLERKIIGTMWVFNKRYGNVFIQEDVNLLDRLSRNAASVIASAQMYREVVKEKEELEHVIESVYAGIIMVHNSGRLMQVNPSAREMLGLDDDAKLVGDYKSAIENEIVRDVITKAFEETSEVQEEISLPDFKSEEEGAERFYQVQTAMVKSEDQTNIGIVAIFNDITDIRAIERMKTAFVSTVSHELRTPLTSIKGFISTLLQDTEGFYDKDTVHEFYTIIDQECDRLTRLISDLLNVSRIEAGRALDLNPVPVDVTEAVERVVAVQRSYTTKHKIEMDLDDNMPTIVADQDKFVQILTNLTNNAIKYSPNGGTVTVKGRKLDGMIRMSVEDQGMGIPKEHLPKVFDRFHRVDNRDTRKVGGTGIGLYLVKHFVEAHGGKIWVESEVGVGSQFIFEVPLCPPQFVEEMKENGGEAKSDQPGMRPKDMEKEAPAAN, via the coding sequence TTGAACGCCGATGCAAAATCCCACCAAGCGCAATTAGAAGAGCTTGAACGGCAAGTAAAGGAAAAAGATGTAGCCATTGGCGCATTGGAACAGGCAAATAAGCGCCTGGAAGAACGTCTGAAGGAAAACGAGGCTGGCGCATCCGGCCCGACACCCCTTACAGAACTGGAAGAGACACTTAAGCGGCTGGTGACCAGGATCAGCATGATACTTCAGGCCGAAAAGTGCGTCTTCCAGCTTTTCGACAAAGACTCGGGTGAACTCCAAGCCGCAAAACCGGGCGTCGGTATCACCGACGAACAGATAAAAATGTTCAGAGTCCCCGCCACAGACGGCGTCTCGGGTGAAGTGTTCAGAGACCAGAAGCCGATAATCCTTTACGATGCTGTCAACGACCCGCGTACGGTTAAAGAGAACGTTGCACTGCTTGGAATAACCAACGGCGTCTGCGTGCCACTGGTAATTGAAAAGCGTGACGAAGACACAAATAAAGTTCTGGAACGTAAAATCATCGGCACAATGTGGGTCTTCAATAAGCGCTATGGCAATGTCTTCATCCAGGAAGATGTGAACCTCTTGGACAGGCTCTCGCGCAACGCAGCCTCGGTCATCGCAAGCGCACAGATGTATCGAGAAGTCGTCAAGGAAAAAGAAGAACTCGAGCATGTAATCGAGAGCGTATATGCCGGTATCATCATGGTACATAACAGCGGCAGGCTGATGCAGGTTAATCCATCGGCCAGAGAAATGCTCGGGCTTGACGATGATGCAAAGCTGGTGGGCGATTATAAGAGTGCAATCGAAAATGAGATCGTTCGCGATGTAATAACAAAAGCCTTTGAAGAAACCAGCGAAGTACAGGAAGAAATATCACTTCCCGATTTCAAATCTGAGGAAGAAGGCGCTGAGCGCTTTTATCAGGTCCAAACAGCTATGGTGAAAAGCGAGGACCAGACCAACATTGGAATAGTCGCTATCTTCAATGATATAACTGATATTCGCGCGATTGAGAGAATGAAAACAGCGTTCGTATCGACAGTTTCTCACGAACTGCGCACGCCACTGACCTCCATCAAGGGATTCATATCCACCCTGCTGCAAGATACCGAAGGCTTCTATGACAAAGACACGGTACACGAATTCTATACGATCATCGACCAGGAATGCGACCGTCTGACCAGACTTATCAGCGACCTGCTCAATGTCTCCAGAATCGAGGCCGGACGTGCTTTGGACCTCAATCCTGTGCCGGTGGATGTGACTGAAGCAGTAGAAAGAGTGGTCGCTGTCCAGAGGTCATATACCACCAAGCATAAGATAGAGATGGACCTCGACGACAATATGCCGACCATCGTTGCCGACCAGGACAAGTTCGTCCAGATATTGACAAACCTTACCAATAACGCTATTAAATACTCACCCAACGGCGGCACGGTCACAGTCAAAGGCAGGAAACTTGACGGTATGATCCGTATGTCCGTCGAGGATCAGGGTATGGGTATTCCCAAGGAACACTTGCCCAAGGTATTTGACCGGTTCCACAGGGTCGATAACCGAGACACTCGCAAAGTCGGCGGCACGGGAATCGGGCTATATCTGGTCAAACACTTTGTTGAAGCCCACGGAGGCAAGATATGGGTCGAAAGCGAAGTGGGAGTAGGCTCACAGTTCATCTTCGAGGTGCCGCTGTGTCCGCCGCAGTTCGTTGAAGAAATGAAGGAAAATGGCGGCGAGGCTAAAAGCGATCAGCCGGGAATGCGTCCAAAAGATATGGAAAAAGAAGCCCCCGCAGCAAACTAG
- a CDS encoding sigma-70 family RNA polymerase sigma factor yields the protein MRLGSSRKLTEDEIQDRLVQYAQSPDSKIRDEIVLQYANLVESIGRRFMGACEPLEDLIQEGYVGLITSVDKYDGDKGVKFSTYATHFIVGQIKHYLRDKGKIIKEPAWLQELNQKMTRVIESLNQQHNRQPTEKEIAEMMQMPESTVREMLTTREVFKVTSLDGDKDEGSGPKEEEKISDQKLETFQLPLEDKIVLESALDRLKDIEQQVIADHFYKGLNQTEIAKKLDISCNYVSHILRNGTKKLRKILATDEIRDAQMQRTHVSKRKPGENIADSMSVIDSTTGLYNRQYFLERLDEEISRAYRGNHKLSILLLDIQLPDDLDRYVRMVRLDDYLYNLGQAMRGQVRKMDLVARFGETSFAFLLPHTASHTQHVADRICSIVEATGMESGRKGAKVIGAANVGIARYPADAFTAEDMLEKALENMGLTMGQLTGEDKTQLKKAA from the coding sequence ATGCGGTTGGGAAGCAGTCGAAAGTTAACCGAAGATGAAATCCAGGATCGCCTGGTCCAATATGCGCAGAGTCCGGATTCTAAAATACGGGACGAGATCGTCCTGCAATATGCCAATCTTGTCGAAAGCATAGGCAGAAGATTTATGGGCGCCTGCGAGCCTCTGGAAGACCTTATCCAGGAAGGCTATGTTGGACTGATCACATCCGTCGACAAATATGACGGCGATAAGGGTGTCAAGTTCTCTACATATGCGACCCACTTCATCGTCGGCCAGATAAAACACTACCTGCGCGATAAGGGCAAGATAATCAAGGAACCCGCATGGCTTCAGGAACTCAATCAGAAAATGACTCGGGTGATCGAGTCATTAAACCAACAACATAATCGACAGCCTACTGAAAAAGAAATCGCAGAGATGATGCAGATGCCGGAAAGCACGGTGCGTGAGATGCTGACAACGCGCGAAGTGTTTAAGGTGACCTCACTTGACGGAGACAAAGACGAAGGCTCGGGTCCAAAAGAAGAAGAAAAGATTTCGGACCAAAAGTTGGAGACATTCCAACTTCCTTTGGAAGACAAGATTGTTCTTGAGTCTGCACTCGACAGACTCAAGGATATTGAACAGCAAGTGATCGCAGATCATTTCTATAAAGGGCTCAATCAGACTGAGATCGCAAAAAAACTGGATATAAGCTGTAACTATGTCTCGCACATTCTGCGCAACGGCACAAAGAAACTGCGCAAGATACTCGCTACCGATGAAATTCGAGATGCACAAATGCAGCGCACACATGTATCCAAGCGCAAACCTGGTGAGAATATAGCCGATTCGATGAGTGTGATTGACTCTACCACCGGACTCTACAATCGACAGTATTTCCTGGAAAGGCTCGACGAGGAGATAAGCCGAGCCTATCGTGGAAATCATAAGCTCTCTATCCTGCTGCTTGATATTCAACTGCCTGATGATTTGGACAGGTATGTACGTATGGTCCGCCTGGATGATTACCTCTACAATCTGGGTCAGGCTATGCGCGGACAAGTGCGCAAGATGGACCTTGTCGCCCGCTTTGGTGAGACTTCATTTGCATTTCTGCTCCCGCATACGGCCAGCCATACGCAGCATGTTGCAGACAGAATCTGCTCAATTGTCGAAGCAACCGGAATGGAGTCGGGACGAAAAGGCGCCAAGGTAATCGGCGCGGCAAACGTGGGAATAGCACGATATCCGGCTGACGCATTTACTGCCGAGGATATGCTCGAAAAAGCATTGGAAAACATGGGGCTTACCATGGGACAACTGACCGGTGAAGATAAAACTCAACTAAAGAAAGCGGCATAA
- a CDS encoding type II secretion system F family protein → MSTFVYTALDPNGKTVKGKVDAESEQLVMSKLHEQRYHILSLNEERSHAKAVSSSTIPKGKVKLNDMVIFSRQFATMIDAGIAIVRCLDILEGQTKDPVLKPVIAQCKKDVKGGLSLTDAFGKHPNVFSRLYVNMVKAAETGGILDKILERLSGFLESEQEIRGKIKSAMVYPILVLSFAVIMVIALFLFVLPKFKEIFDSMNVEMPGATKMLFALSDIAVKFWYVLPILVVGGAFAYRWYRNTDSGAWQIDMLKLKFPVIGELVQKMAISRFSRTFATLIASGVPMMRSLEIVGETSGNRVIAHTIENARNAIREGQKISTPLATSGLFPQMVTHMIDIGEETGRLSEMLAKVSDFYDQEVDNAVKGLTSMIEPCLIVMMGGLVGFIAISIMAPIFKLISSVG, encoded by the coding sequence ATGTCTACCTTTGTCTATACGGCTCTGGACCCGAACGGCAAAACTGTGAAGGGTAAGGTGGATGCTGAGAGTGAGCAGTTGGTGATGTCAAAGCTCCACGAACAGAGATACCATATACTCTCACTAAATGAGGAGCGGTCTCACGCAAAGGCCGTGTCGAGTTCCACGATCCCGAAAGGGAAAGTCAAGCTCAATGATATGGTTATATTCAGCAGGCAGTTCGCTACTATGATTGATGCTGGCATAGCCATAGTACGCTGCCTTGATATCCTGGAGGGTCAGACAAAAGACCCCGTCCTTAAGCCCGTTATCGCACAGTGCAAAAAAGACGTCAAGGGAGGCTTGAGCCTTACCGATGCATTCGGCAAGCACCCGAATGTGTTTTCGCGTCTATATGTAAATATGGTCAAGGCGGCGGAGACAGGCGGTATTCTCGACAAGATTCTGGAAAGACTCTCTGGATTTCTTGAGAGTGAGCAGGAGATTCGAGGCAAGATCAAATCGGCCATGGTATATCCGATCCTGGTTTTGAGTTTCGCCGTGATAATGGTAATCGCGCTCTTCCTGTTCGTATTGCCCAAGTTTAAGGAAATATTCGATTCCATGAACGTTGAGATGCCGGGCGCAACTAAAATGCTCTTTGCACTGAGCGACATTGCGGTCAAATTCTGGTATGTGCTGCCGATACTAGTGGTGGGTGGAGCTTTTGCCTATCGATGGTATCGAAACACCGACAGCGGCGCATGGCAGATTGATATGCTGAAGCTGAAGTTTCCCGTAATCGGCGAACTGGTGCAGAAGATGGCAATTTCACGCTTTTCGCGCACATTCGCTACACTGATCGCCAGCGGCGTTCCGATGATGCGTTCGCTGGAAATAGTGGGAGAGACTTCGGGCAATCGTGTGATTGCACACACGATTGAAAATGCCAGAAACGCCATTCGAGAAGGCCAGAAGATCAGTACTCCCTTGGCGACAAGCGGTCTCTTCCCGCAGATGGTTACGCATATGATCGATATCGGAGAAGAGACGGGCCGACTCTCAGAAATGCTTGCCAAGGTCTCGGATTTCTACGATCAAGAGGTTGATAACGCCGTCAAAGGCCTGACCTCCATGATCGAACCCTGTCTGATCGTTATGATGGGTGGTCTGGTCGGTTTTATCGCCATCTCTATCATGGCTCCTATATTCAAACTGATCAGTTCGGTTGGTTAG
- a CDS encoding type IV pilus twitching motility protein PilT has protein sequence MHLDDLLRTVTERGASDLHLTVGLPPILRVDGSLVRTNYRPLGPNDTQRVIYDILTNDQVEKFERTKELDFSYGVKGIGRYRVNVYRQRGSVGAALRAIPDQIPTFEQLGLPSVLRELSKKHSGLILVTGPTGSGKSTTIACMIDTINSEDPVHIMTMEDPIEYLHRHKKGMVNQRELGQDTDAFGNALRAVLREDPDVILIGEMRDLETIAAALTLAETGHLVFGTLHTRCAPQTIDRVVDVFPPHQQDQIRVQLSNTIEAVVAQQLLPRNGGGRCAAIEIMVATSAIRNLIREGKTYQIYSALETGAQFGMQTMDKQLAEMSRMGYISQEEALARAIDRENLKRLIQGG, from the coding sequence ATGCATTTGGACGATCTGCTGCGCACTGTTACCGAAAGAGGGGCATCGGACCTGCACCTGACGGTTGGTCTGCCGCCAATACTTCGCGTGGACGGATCGCTTGTGCGCACCAACTATCGACCGTTGGGACCTAACGATACGCAGCGCGTTATCTATGACATTTTAACCAATGACCAGGTAGAAAAATTTGAGCGTACCAAAGAGCTCGACTTTTCTTATGGTGTCAAGGGAATTGGCAGATATCGCGTCAATGTATACAGACAGCGTGGAAGCGTAGGAGCAGCCTTGAGAGCTATCCCGGATCAGATCCCCACCTTTGAACAGCTCGGACTGCCGTCGGTGTTGAGAGAGTTAAGCAAAAAACACAGTGGGCTGATCTTGGTCACAGGTCCGACCGGAAGCGGCAAATCTACCACCATCGCATGCATGATCGACACGATCAACAGTGAGGACCCGGTGCATATTATGACAATGGAGGACCCGATAGAATACCTCCATCGACATAAGAAGGGAATGGTCAATCAGCGTGAACTAGGCCAGGATACGGATGCATTCGGCAATGCCCTTAGAGCAGTACTGCGAGAGGACCCTGATGTGATCCTGATAGGTGAGATGCGCGACCTGGAGACTATTGCTGCTGCACTCACATTGGCCGAGACCGGTCACCTTGTCTTCGGCACACTCCACACAAGGTGTGCGCCGCAGACCATAGACCGTGTCGTAGACGTCTTTCCTCCGCACCAGCAGGACCAAATAAGGGTGCAGCTTTCCAACACCATCGAAGCCGTTGTCGCACAGCAACTGCTGCCGCGAAATGGCGGAGGCAGATGTGCTGCCATAGAGATTATGGTCGCTACAAGCGCTATCAGAAACCTGATCCGCGAAGGCAAGACTTATCAGATTTACAGCGCTCTTGAAACGGGTGCTCAGTTCGGTATGCAGACTATGGATAAACAGCTCGCCGAAATGAGTCGGATGGGCTACATATCCCAGGAAGAAGCGCTCGCACGCGCTATCGATAGAGAAAACCTAAAGAGATTGATCCAGGGAGGTTAA
- the gspE gene encoding type II secretion system ATPase GspE, whose amino-acid sequence MQKTEAIGEVFLRLGIISRQQLDQALEKQKLLKRQDSLGDVLVSMGLISEKDRVRALGEQWGVPFVDVTELEVDSTIIKLVAQNAARKLKVLPIARKNGKLTLAMKNPLDIFAIDEIRMMTGVDVEPAIAPEEDIINAIGRLYRTGATASEQVSDVIKEFDSADIDFTGGDHGDDEEDISIEQLRELSEEAPVIKLANLIISRGVSDGASDIHIEPGKDAVRIRLRIDGILHEVMQVPKKIQASLTSRLKIMAEMDIATKRTPQDGRISAVIDGRQFDFRVSTLPSVFGEKIVLRILDKSSISIGLHKLGLLPETLERFESLISRTYGIILVTGPTGSGKSTTLYSVLSKLNSGEKNILTIEDPVEYEVAGLTQVQINTRAGLTFASGLRTMLRQDPDIAMVGEIRDAETATIATEAALTGHLVLSTLHTNDAPGALTRLVDMGIEPFLIASSVIGVLAQRLVRVVCPKCKEQYQPPRDAIKRLGIDIDGDARVSFYRGKGCDHCRGNGYKGRLGVYELMHVNDRIRDLVLQKSSAHLIREAAVETGMKSLRDDAIAKILLGQTTLEECLRVIYAG is encoded by the coding sequence ATGCAGAAGACTGAAGCAATAGGTGAGGTGTTTCTGAGATTAGGGATCATCTCGAGGCAGCAGCTTGACCAGGCGCTGGAAAAGCAAAAGCTCCTCAAGCGACAGGACTCACTGGGTGACGTTCTAGTGAGTATGGGACTGATCTCGGAAAAAGACCGGGTAAGGGCACTCGGTGAGCAATGGGGAGTGCCGTTCGTTGACGTCACCGAGCTTGAGGTTGACTCAACAATAATCAAGCTCGTGGCGCAAAACGCGGCACGTAAACTCAAAGTATTGCCCATAGCCAGAAAAAACGGCAAGCTTACCCTGGCGATGAAAAACCCGCTGGACATCTTCGCCATTGATGAAATACGCATGATGACGGGTGTAGATGTTGAGCCCGCTATTGCACCCGAAGAAGATATCATAAACGCCATTGGGCGGCTATATCGGACCGGCGCGACCGCTTCGGAACAGGTAAGCGATGTTATTAAAGAATTCGATTCCGCCGATATAGATTTCACCGGCGGCGACCATGGAGATGACGAAGAAGACATCTCCATAGAGCAGCTCCGTGAACTATCTGAAGAAGCGCCTGTAATTAAACTGGCCAACCTTATCATCAGCCGTGGAGTCAGTGACGGAGCCAGTGATATACATATAGAGCCGGGAAAAGATGCCGTGCGTATCCGGCTTAGAATCGACGGCATTCTGCATGAAGTTATGCAGGTGCCCAAGAAAATTCAAGCATCGCTTACGTCAAGGCTGAAAATTATGGCCGAGATGGATATAGCAACCAAACGGACACCACAAGACGGCAGAATCTCTGCAGTTATCGACGGCAGGCAGTTCGATTTTCGTGTCTCGACACTGCCTTCGGTATTCGGAGAAAAGATAGTGTTGAGAATTCTGGACAAGAGTTCGATCTCAATTGGACTTCACAAACTCGGACTTTTGCCGGAGACACTGGAAAGGTTTGAGAGTCTGATCTCAAGAACATACGGGATCATACTCGTTACGGGACCGACCGGCAGCGGGAAGTCAACAACACTGTATTCGGTTCTATCAAAATTGAACTCAGGCGAGAAGAATATTCTGACTATCGAGGACCCTGTCGAATATGAAGTGGCGGGGCTGACCCAGGTGCAAATAAACACGCGCGCGGGTCTGACTTTTGCATCGGGTCTGAGAACAATGCTCAGGCAGGACCCGGATATAGCTATGGTCGGAGAGATTCGAGATGCAGAGACGGCAACAATAGCAACAGAAGCAGCGCTGACCGGCCACCTGGTGCTTTCAACGCTGCACACAAACGATGCACCCGGAGCGCTTACGCGACTGGTTGACATGGGAATCGAGCCGTTTTTGATTGCTTCGAGCGTAATCGGAGTGCTGGCACAGAGGTTGGTGCGTGTGGTCTGCCCGAAATGCAAAGAGCAGTATCAACCTCCGCGCGACGCCATAAAAAGGCTTGGAATAGACATAGATGGAGATGCGCGGGTCAGTTTCTATCGGGGCAAAGGATGCGATCACTGCCGCGGAAACGGATATAAAGGCAGACTTGGAGTCTATGAACTTATGCATGTAAATGATCGCATACGCGATCTGGTGCTGCAGAAATCATCAGCACACCTGATCCGAGAAGCGGCGGTCGAGACAGGAATGAAGAGCCTGCGAGATGATGCTATCGCAAAAATTCTTTTGGGGCAAACTACACTTGAAGAATGCCTGCGAGTCATCTATGCAGGATAG